The following are encoded in a window of Roseimaritima ulvae genomic DNA:
- a CDS encoding anti-sigma factor family protein: MPLPPEQSDQLLNEYLDDALGAERLSMVEKALAADPAVALRLEQLREERTERLQAFREDPRFRNVRLSPDFTQRVVAAAAAASALPSRSGTTSQPAAAMAQPAAAMAQPAAAMAQPAAAMAQPAAAMSRLPRWVRPVAVVAGIAAAVLIAVSLFPGQSVLPDPGQNSDRIAQASGPPLDDKPTALPLDPEQAVAGVDTPDTSMEDVRIAAAPRATSDADSMTPTDPETVSPEIVAPEIVTPETVSPSAIAQAMDPAANGGSPDLVPSPDSVPAGDPATNGAPANSIPLNMVLIYEVTQTTRGKANGAVLASLRKAGIEVQAHRAVSDEVVGYLQQAKLVGADVAAEQNADTPRVSILYIEASGKALDRFMVSMFTDTENVAQLRWNVAADPPMAVAVKRLQEVSETDVRHAEDNSVAWQLVSGEGEQVDFAVNADGRPLLPLQRQGWDGISSGDQGADIQSRLILLLR, from the coding sequence ATGCCTTTGCCCCCCGAACAATCCGATCAGCTGCTGAATGAGTATTTGGATGATGCTCTGGGGGCTGAGCGTCTGTCGATGGTGGAAAAGGCCCTGGCTGCAGATCCGGCCGTCGCGCTGCGTCTGGAGCAGTTGCGCGAGGAGCGTACGGAGCGGTTGCAGGCGTTTCGCGAGGATCCCCGCTTCCGCAATGTTCGGCTGAGCCCTGATTTTACGCAGCGAGTCGTGGCGGCCGCGGCAGCAGCTTCCGCTCTGCCCTCTCGCTCGGGCACGACCTCCCAGCCCGCGGCAGCGATGGCCCAGCCCGCGGCAGCGATGGCCCAGCCCGCGGCAGCGATGGCCCAGCCCGCGGCAGCGATGGCCCAGCCCGCGGCAGCGATGTCCCGCTTGCCGCGTTGGGTACGTCCCGTGGCGGTGGTCGCCGGCATCGCCGCAGCCGTGTTGATCGCCGTGTCCTTGTTTCCGGGCCAGAGCGTTTTGCCCGACCCAGGCCAAAACAGCGATCGTATTGCTCAAGCTTCCGGGCCTCCGCTCGACGACAAACCGACAGCTTTGCCACTGGATCCCGAGCAAGCCGTTGCGGGTGTGGATACGCCGGATACGTCCATGGAAGACGTGCGGATTGCTGCCGCTCCACGAGCGACCTCCGACGCGGATTCGATGACGCCCACGGATCCCGAAACGGTTTCGCCCGAAATTGTGGCGCCCGAAATTGTCACGCCCGAGACGGTGTCGCCCTCGGCGATCGCCCAGGCGATGGACCCCGCAGCGAATGGCGGCTCGCCGGATCTGGTTCCTTCACCGGATTCCGTGCCCGCTGGCGATCCCGCAACGAACGGTGCTCCGGCGAATTCGATACCGCTGAATATGGTGCTGATCTACGAGGTCACGCAGACGACTCGCGGCAAGGCTAACGGGGCGGTGTTGGCGTCGCTTCGCAAAGCTGGGATCGAGGTCCAGGCTCATCGAGCGGTGAGCGATGAGGTAGTGGGATACCTGCAGCAGGCCAAGTTGGTAGGTGCGGATGTAGCCGCCGAGCAAAACGCGGACACTCCGCGAGTATCGATCCTGTACATCGAAGCCTCGGGCAAGGCGCTCGACCGCTTTATGGTGTCGATGTTTACCGACACCGAGAATGTGGCTCAATTGCGTTGGAACGTGGCTGCTGATCCTCCGATGGCCGTGGCGGTAAAGCGGTTGCAGGAGGTGTCGGAAACCGACGTGCGGCACGCCGAAGACAACTCGGTCGCTTGGCAGTTGGTCAGCGGGGAAGGCGAACAAGTCGATTTTGCCGTCAACGCCGACGGGCGTCCGCTGCTGCCCTTGCAGCGTCAAGGCTGGGACGGGATCAGCTCGGGCGACCAGGGTGCCGACATCCAAAGCCGCCTGATTCTGCTGCTCCGTTAG